ACTCCTCTCACCTGTTCCTCTGGCGTGTGTATAATGGCTAAgtgtccccccctctctgcacagTACTCCTGGCTGTCCTTCCAGGACTTGCTGGTGGAGGAGATGAAGTAGCAGCTGGTGTTGAATCCAATCCACTCTGGCGGGCAGACCTTGGGTTTCCCCTGCTCCTCTATTCTCGGACAAACCAAAAAGATATAAAAATTCAGATTTCGGTAATAATTAATCTACTCCCTCATGTTTggtctttaaaaaatggaaaagcttCCGAGAAGACCATGCGAGAAATGCATATGTCACAAAGCTAAACAAAATATCTCCATTTCCACCTACCTGTCTTAGCTGTAAATGTGTTCCACTCTGTGTACCTGCTTAGTAGACATCAATATCCAGAGTAGCACATCTTACATTATTACATACTATGTactatacagctggataattaCATAAGAAATTGAGCTATATGTATCTTCCTCTAATGTACAATGGTAGTGCCCATCTGGAAGTTGAACCTGAAACCTCTGAGCCCAATGCCCAAAccataatattatatttttctctGGTGTGACTGTATTCATCATTCACCTACATACCAAGTTAACTTATCCAGAAAGACCTGAAGAGTTGAACTTTTTGGTCAAGCCTACATCCGTCATTATCATGTCAATTCCTAATAAATGAGTAGTAGGCCTCGACAAATTTTAACTTGCCACAAAGGCTAGTGTTTCTGCATTTGCTTTCTTTGCCATTCCTGTTtggaaaatgctgaaaaaagaaaatccatgcTGTAGTGCCTTCTTGAACTGACTGTTTAAGGAAAAGCATGTTACTTACAGTGATTACTAAAACTGGAGCTGGCTTTCCTCAGGTACAGTGGTCCTAGCACTGAACTGGGTCAGTGGAAATGGAGCTCATGCATTTGAATACAGCACACTCCTTTGAACTTATAACACGTGGGAGAGAAGCCGCAGGAACAGTAAGAGATTTTGCAAGGCTGTGGTGTCTTTTCCTGAAGCAATgcagagaaaggagaagagCTCTGTTCTAATGGAACCACCCACTTATTCCAGGTGCAAAGCTGTTTtatgacttttttaaattacccaACAGCCACCAAACTAAGGTTTTAATCAGCTCCGACCCCGACCTCAGGGTACAATGCAAATGATTTtggtggagagggtgggaggtTTGAATCCTCAGGGCAGTGGGGCAAATAAAAGAACTGGACAATTGCTCAAACCAAAATTTACAAGCCCAGGGGATCGTACAGCACAGGCACCAGAGATACATTATACAACACTGGCATCCCATTACTGATCTACAAATAAGTAGCCCAATAACTTCAGTACTTAATGGACACAATAATTGGAGTCAACCTGCTGGGCTCAAGGAAGGTCACACCTTCACAAAGACTGGTTTAGAACTTCCCTAACCCTGAGTGTTCAAGTGTTAAAAAAGCAATCACAATGAAGAGCATTACCCAACTCAAATGACACAGCTACCACGTTCACGTCATGCTAACTTTCTATTGCTTAAGTCTCACTTCGTCTTTTTGAGCTGTTCGCTGACCTGGACATTCAATATAttctaataacaaaaaaagggaaTTGAGTTCCTGCTGACTTCTTCAGAAGCCAGCTGTTTTAAGTACTGTCATAATACTCATAAACAGTATACTGTGGACCAAACAGGGAATACTCTTCCAAATGAATCCCTCTGTCCCAACCTGGACAACACTACAGCCATTTATGCATCATTTTAGGGGAGCCTGGCTCACATTCAGCTCCTGCAATGAGGTGCACTGCTGCACCATTGCTTTTCATTAaagtaatttcaaatggaaaacgCAATACCAAGTGTAAAACTGCAACATTAACAGATCAAAGTGTGAGAATTCAGGAGACGATATATttaggtctctctctctctctctctctctcacacacacacacacacacatacctagcACCTTGACCCTTGCTTGCAGTCTCTCCTTGTCTTTTTCCACAtctcccttctctttctgcagttTGCTGATTACGTCAGACAAAGCTGAGACATTGAAGGAGAGGCGTTCCATTGTGCTCTGTGCTGAGGTATAGTTCTTCGAGAGCATGCCGTGCTCCTCACTCACACCGAACAACAGGTTCTTATCTGCAGGGGGAAGTCAGAGAACACGACACCCAATTAGGACTGACAGCACTTCCCAACCATCTTCTATGGAAGACCAACGTGACAAAATTAAATAGGTTAACGAGGTTGGCTCCAATTTAGTTAATTCTTTAcccggatatagcctggctatctcctagtcagctagaaaactttcacttttcaaccaaatagCACAGGTTTTCAGACATGCGGCGAAATTGGGAGTTAACCTGAGCTAACCTATTCTGTTTATGTCGAAACACCTCTCAACATATATTTCCACCCATCTGAACGTCTAGATTCAGGCTTGTGGTAACCGGGTCACGTCTGATACTATGAATCCACTTTTCTCTCCTCGTTGGCTCGGGTCTTTTATGCACGGGAGGCCATAAAACTTAAAATCGATGTTCTTGGCTTTATTTGTACAGCCTACCACATAACAACTTTTCGGCATTTTCATAGTCGTATAAATCTTCTGACTGCTAATATTAACTCTATTGAGAGCAGCGGATTCTTTCCCGCCAtcgtgggggcgtggcctctgtAATCACGCCTGACCGATGTTGACTGACAGGccgaataaattaattaaagagcCAATGTGCAAAGTTGCTTCGGAAGTTGCTTCCTTCGGAAATAATAAcgtcatgaaataaataaaagaggcataaaataatgaatagatatttatttaattgcttatttagcctatttatttcattatcaataagtttatttcattgcatattaatttatttatttcattatctatttatttaatagcttatttatttatttcattttcgctttcttttatttcacatttttaaattctattttctatttatttacttcattcTGTCACATTTGGTCTTCCACAGTCTTCCAGTCTTCTGCATgacatgtgtacccatgacttGAACGCCAGGTGGTGCTGTTTTTGCACTTGTTCGTGCAGCATGGGAACTATTCATGTGAAAAAAGAGTGTAGAGACATTCTAAAATTGGTTAAAGACATTTACAAATATTGAGACATGGACAGACGTGAGTATAAACACTGAGGAACATGCAACATTTGCGGGAAGATGCGTGTTCTAAGAGGTATGATGATGAGACATACTCACAGTGGGCACACAGGACCGCAATGGAAAttaaaaacaccacacacagcacaccgaGACACCCCGTAGCCAGTCTGTACGGGTGAGAGCTGGGTGCACCTCCAGCAGAGCGCATGGACACTGAAGAACATAAATAATGAGACCAAAACATATCGATTCACACAGGAATTACATTCACGTACATTCATCCAGTCAGaggttattttgttatttacagGCCAATTTTGCTGTAAGAAGCTCTGACAAAGTCACCATTGGTGAGTtcctgctgaacattttaagtTGCACTTAAGTTAAATGTAGGAACTATAATTACTCATTATATCGTTTAAGTAAGTCATTCTGTAGCGTGTTACAATATCATCAATGCATTGTTGTTCATTTGAAAAGCACGTGGGGTTatcaatgaaaagaaaatataaaacatcatAATGATATTTTGTCTGGTGTTTCAGAACTACAAAAGtttctacagaaaaaaaaaaaaaatatatatatatatatataatcattttatttgGACAACCAGAATGGCAGAAATAAATCGAAAACGCAAAATGATAGACATGTCTAGCCCATCACGTTAGAAAAGACAGCCTGTAGAGGTGTAGGCCACGTCAGATTGTTTAAATTCTTGGTTCAGAATATGGAATAGAATGTGTGCGTTTGATGTTTTCCAGTGTGATCTTTCCCACGTCTTTATATCTTCgggacaaaaaaaagtaatcctaCTGTCATTTTATGAATATGTCAGCAGCATGTTTGGACAAGTCTGACTCAAACGACTACCCTTTTACTGAACGTGATTTTTTTCCTTATGAGTCATAGGGAGGGAGTCCACGGCTACAGTTTAAATTTTTCTAGTTTAAATTCCACGtgctaaaatatgaatattatgaTTTTCATAACAGCAATGACCAGATTGTTAACAATATTGACATCAATACTGACGCCAAAATATGACACTGTAGCCTGTGAATGTATCTTCATTAAAAGTGCAAGTTCTGGTTAACACCAGAGTTACTCATAGGTACTTAAGAAGTAACCTTTTTGAgtagtgatggtgatggtgatggtgatgattatgatgatgacaGCTGTCGATATTGATTATGGTGCTGTGAACCATGACATAATTAGGGCAATACTACTCTTGAAAAACAATATTACAAATGGATGCTAAACATTCTGAAAGACCGATAATTCGTGAATTAGGTAACTATTTCTATTCGTTTTACGAATTAATGAGTTATGTCAAATCGTTAATACAATTTATATGTCAAAGAGAACAATTATGTGACCGACAGAATTcgaaataataatgcaaattcACGTGACTTACCCTGAACGTCTGGATTTCCAAGTTTGTGGTTTTCCTCCTCATATGGCGTATCTTCATCTTTATTTATGAGTTTAGAGTACATACCGTCGCATTCCACTGACCCCATCTCTGCCGACATTGCCATGTTACGTACTCTAAGAATCGAAGATTACTATGCTTGCAGACTGTCGATGGTGTCTTCTATTGAACTTCTTTGCAAGTGTGTACCTTGAAAACGTCTGTATTACTGACAGAGCTTAAAGTAAAACGTGAAGCTATTACAACCCCCTCATAAAATAGGCAGCTCAAAATACGCCTTGTGGGGGCGTGTGCGTGAGTTtatgtatgtttgcgtgtgtgtgtgtgtgtgtgtgtgtgtgagagagagagagagtgtacacGCGTGTTCACATATGTGTGCATTGGCGTAAGCAAAGTGCGTCATGCGCAAGTGTGTTTTTACCACTAGAGGTTGCAAGTACACGAACCCCCGTTTTACCCAATGATTCATAGAGGACACATTAGCCTTCTGTAAATTAtgaatttgtttgcttttttcgtTTGACCTTAACCTTTATGTACATGTCCATGAGAGTTTCCCAGTTTCTGAGCTGTGGTTATTAGCCAAGAAGACGGTTCGCCAGGAACTCTAGGTCATTTCAATAGAAGTTGATGCGCCTAATCCTTCCCGGAGCAATTCCATTAACCGTGCTGTTCAACAGAGGTAAtgtagtttttatattttaatctgCCAGTTTTGCAGGTTTGCCCAAAACAACTCGTCACCCCCTATTTCCTCATTCTGCTCAGGATATACCCAGCGACGATATTTCAGTCAGTAAAATCTGTATTTATGCAAAATATACAGTAGCAAGAAAAAAGTTTGTGATCCCTTTGGAATTACttgtatttatgcattaattACTCGTGATATGAGGTGTGATCTTCATCTAAGTCACAAtaatatacaaacacattctgctAAAACTAATACACAATCAATTGCACTTTCCATGtctttattgaacacattgCTTAAACATTCCCTGTTCAGGCTGTAAAAAGTATGTGAATCCTTGTATCTAGTTACTGGTAGGACCTCTTCAGCAGTAATAACCACCAACAAATGTTTCCTGTAACTGCTGATCAATCTTGCACAATAGTTAGCAGGAATTTTAGACAATTTCTTCTTAcaaaattgcttcagttcaTTGATATTTCTTGGGTTCCTGGCCTGAACAGCCCTCTTCAGGTCATGCCACAACATCTCAATTGACTTAAGGCCTGGACTCTGACTTGGCCATTCCAAAGCATGAAATTTCTTCTGTTTAAACCATTCTGTTGTTGATTTACTCATATGTTTTGGGCCATTGTCTTGTGGCATCACCCAACTCCAAAGGgttcacagtttttttctttccactgtATTAATACAAAGCCTGTTTTTGAGGTACATGTAGCGTACTTGCATGTTGCAGTAGCATCAGATAGATTTTTGTGGGTGTAGAGAGGAATTGTGAATGAAGCAACTTAAATGCTAGCTAGAGAAGAGCGGATGAATGAGatgggtggcacggtggtgcagtgggtagcactgtcacctcgcAGCAAGATGCTCCTGAGTTcaaatccggcctgggcctttctgtgtggagtttgtatgttctccccgtATTCGCTTGGGTTTCTTCCCACatttcaaagacatgcaggcaggtaggtcaattggagactctaaattgcccgtgagtgtgagtgaaagTGAGTGAAGTGTGCTCTGTCCTGGGTAtaatcctgcctcttgcccaatggataggctccagcaccccccaccccccgagccTGCCCAGAATCAGCGGGTATGGATAGTGGATGGATAGACTATCAtattttaagtaggctaaaaCCAGATAGCCAGCGACT
This region of Anguilla rostrata isolate EN2019 chromosome 8, ASM1855537v3, whole genome shotgun sequence genomic DNA includes:
- the zgc:174904 gene encoding CD209 antigen-like protein C: MAMSAEMGSVECDGMYSKLINKDEDTPYEEENHKLGNPDVQVSMRSAGGAPSSHPYRLATGCLGVLCVVFLISIAVLCAHYKNLLFGVSEEHGMLSKNYTSAQSTMERLSFNVSALSDVISKLQKEKGDVEKDKERLQARVKVLEEQGKPKVCPPEWIGFNTSCYFISSTSKSWKDSQEYCAERGGHLAIIHTPEEQTFLFNQLVRGHWNAYWFGLSDEKAEGDWFWVDGTKLVGGFWMDGEPNNHIDEDCGYMVKTRNPSILALGSWYDAPCSMYWPWICEAPIS